TAAGATTTCTATACGCTTCTTCTAATTCTTCTAAAGAATATACTTTTTTTGAATTAGGGAGTGAAGCTAAAAATATCCTGCCATACGACTTTGTAACTATACGGGGATCAAGAATTGCAATCACACCTTTGTCAGATGATTTGCGAATGAGCCGGCCATAACCCTGTTTTAATAGCAACACTGCATAAGGCAGCTGATAGCTCATAAATGGATTGCCACCTTCTTTTTGTATTTTTTCTATCTTTGCTCCCACAATGGGATTGTCTGGAGTCTCAAAGGGAAGCTTCATGATGATAACAGCACGCGCTAAATCTCCTGGCAGGTCCACACCTTGCCAAAATGAATGTGTCCCAAAAAGGACTGCATTATCACATCCAATATATTCCTGCAATGCTGCAGTTGCGTTCATTAGGTGTTGAGAAAATATTGTATATGGAATAGCATCATAAAGCTTTTCATATATTTTTGTTAACATTGAATATGAAGTAAAAAGCACAAGGCATCTTCCCTGCACAATATTAATTATTGTTTTGATTTTTTCTGCTGCATTGTCTATAAAAGTTTCTTCTGAAGGGTCCACATTATCTCTATCAATGAATAATACAGACTGTGCAGCAAAATCAAATGGCGAAGGAAGTATCAAAGATGTAGCCTTTGTAAGGCCAATGCTCCGTATAAAATAATCAAAGCTATTATTGACGGTTAATGTTGCAGACACAAATGCAAGATGATTATAGTATTCCACTACTTCTTTATGAATGATACAAGCTACATCCAGCGGCTGTCCACACATACACAGTGTTCCTTCTCTGCTTTTTTCTTTTTCAAGCCAGTAAACGTAGCTGTCATCATCCATAAACACAATCATGCCAAGGTTATTGCAGGTATTCATGATAATGCTTTTTTGATACTCAAACTCACAACGCCAATCTTCTTCTAGCTTTTCAGCTTCAACTTTTTCAAACAAGCCAAGTATCTCTTCTAGTGCTTTGAGTAACGGAAGGCATTCCTTTAAAGGATTTCTTAACCTCAATGTTTGCAATTCCTGTAATATATTGTTGCAGATTGACTTGCATACCTGTAGCTGACGCAATGCATTATCAAATATTTCAATGGCTTCCTGATGAAGAGCGTAAGGCAACCACCTTTCAATGAGCGAAGAGCCTTTTTTTCTGTGAATAATATA
Above is a window of Spirochaetota bacterium DNA encoding:
- a CDS encoding DEAD/DEAH box helicase family protein codes for the protein MDVQSVIHDVFASGMLARYIRDFEYRSIQEQMAHAIAQSWYDQTHVVIEAGTGTGKTFGYLLPAALFALYEDVKVAIVTETKALQQQLILKDLPVVASLVEELTDSSLEYALCLGSNNYPCLRRLQHAIDTGSFDKRFVADIHYLHALLKKDHTITRFDVQVADAVWNAICRESELCTMHKCKYRNKCSYMEARKQWQQANILVMNHYLFFSNIAASKSLVPDCRGVVFDEAHSLERIASSQLGFIINIEALKETLEYIIHRKKGSSLIERWLPYALHQEAIEIFDNALRQLQVCKSICNNILQELQTLRLRNPLKECLPLLKALEEILGLFEKVEAEKLEEDWRCEFEYQKSIIMNTCNNLGMIVFMDDDSYVYWLEKEKSREGTLCMCGQPLDVACIIHKEVVEYYNHLAFVSATLTVNNSFDYFIRSIGLTKATSLILPSPFDFAAQSVLFIDRDNVDPSEETFIDNAAEKIKTIINIVQGRCLVLFTSYSMLTKIYEKLYDAIPYTIFSQHLMNATAALQEYIGCDNAVLFGTHSFWQGVDLPGDLARAVIIMKLPFETPDNPIVGAKIEKIQKEGGNPFMSYQLPYAVLLLKQGYGRLIRKSSDKGVIAILDPRIVTKSYGRIFLASLPNSKKVYSLEELEEAYRNL